In one Fusarium falciforme chromosome 5, complete sequence genomic region, the following are encoded:
- a CDS encoding AB hydrolase-1 domain-containing protein produces MFNFHLSYQWLHFRRPTGPPAPVPEGLERLWVDTPEGRLELLSNTPSIVQEGRGPPIVFCHGGMGGAWVWTEYLQYFAACGIQCYAVSLRGHGESWHPSYLQMVFATPRSALAEDLVAAIEWVQVHEESEVILAGHSSGGGLSQGILGDGLVKVKALALLGAVPAYGSMGVYVNWWKLDPWFTIRLIFHGWHSNSPLSHPKLTQRAFFGDRFPLSSVIPFQRRMNRYESYLWPFSMMQPFARASSILRQIRNDGSSGEKVLVMAGTQDKLMTPKVTEETAEFYRAAAGEKREGVRVSFVDGAGHHLQNDVQWKDGAGKLFQFYKGIESPISD; encoded by the exons ATGTTCAATTTTCACCTCAGCTATCAGTGGCTTCACTTCAGGCGGCCTACAGGCCCTCCCGCGCCTGTACCCGAGGGCCTCGAGCGATTATGGGTAGACACGCCTGAGGgccgcctcgagctcctctccAACACGCCATCCATCGTCCAAGAGGGCAGAGGTCCCCCGATTGTCTTCTGCCACGGTGGAATGGGCGGCGCCTGGGTATGGACTGAGTACCTGCAGTATTTCGCCGCGTGCGGCATCCAGTGCTATGCCGTCTCGCTGCGAGGCCATGGAGAGTCGTGGCATCCATCCTACCTGCAAATGGTCTTTGCGACACCGCGCAGCGCTCTAGCTGAAGACCTCGTCGCAGCGATTGAGTGGGTTCAAGTTCATGAGGAGAGTGAGGTCATCCTTGCCGGCCACTCGAGCGGTGGCGGTCTGAGCCAAGGCATCCTCGGCGATGGACTCGTCAAAGTCAAGGCCCTTGCATTGCTGGGCGCCGTACCGGCTTATGGATC AATGGGTGTGTACGTGAACTGGTGGAAGTTGGACCCGTGGTTTACGATCCGCCTGATCTTCCACGGCTGGCACTCCAACTCACCCCTCTCCCACCCGAAGCTCACACAGCGCGCATTCTTCGGCGACAGATTCCCCCTCTCGTCCGTGATCCCCTTCCAGCGCCGCATGAACCGCTACGAGAGCTACCTCTGGCCCTTTAGCATGATGCAGCCCTTTGCCAGGGCGTCAAGCATCCTGCGCCAGATCCGCAACGACGGCTCCAGCGGCGAAAAGGTGCTCGTCATGGCCGGAACACAGGACAAGCTCATGACGCCCAAGGTGACGGAGGAGACGGCCGAGTTCTATCGTGCGGCGGCTGGCGAGAAGCGCGAGGGCGTGAGGGTGTCCTTCGTCGATGGCGCGGGACATCATTTGCAGAACGACGTGCAGTGGAAGGACGGCGCGGGCAAGCTGTTCCAGTTTTATAAGGGCATCGAAAGTCCAATCTCTGATTGA